A DNA window from Vigna angularis cultivar LongXiaoDou No.4 chromosome 1, ASM1680809v1, whole genome shotgun sequence contains the following coding sequences:
- the LOC128194460 gene encoding uncharacterized protein LOC128194460, with translation MIMPDASVPLSTEEIFTVEQAYKSFITWPKFLVKPVSDPSTQEQQKIPLSEDDPLSSLHLLADILDDKPLEVQYDANVFGHGSEVPIYLNSQDVRELASGTQELNISIIQLWTMYMSGVTNKLGRSDDYGFIDPQDIHESNDFDHINTRMISSFRRGKKIYFLPYISGRHWQLLVMSVQDNYALWFCSLHRPPPTQLRQAIDCSIPASMMMDGRSIVKSRKIAWISLKCNRQNGSYECGYYVMYWMTHIVRSHITRSWETRFKTTTPVPEKSLLFIRNAAAKYIVRLYNSS, from the exons atgatcatgccagatgcctcggttccactgtccacggaagagattttcactgtggaacaagcatataagtcgtttatcacttggcctaaatttttggttaaaccagtttctgacccctcg acgcaggaacaacagaagattcctctatctgaggatgaccctctttcttcattgcatctacttgctgacatccttgatgataagcctttggaggttcagtatgatgctaatgtatttgggcatggctctgaggtcccaatataccttaatagccaagatgtccgtgagcttgcgtcgggaacacaagagttgaatatttcaattattcaactatggacgat gtatatgtctggggtcactaataagttggggcgttctgatgattatggattcattgatccccaagacattcatgaatcaaatgattttgatcatATCAACACGAGAATGATAAGCAGTTTTcgaaggggcaagaaaatatactttttgccttatatatccgg gcgccattggcaacttcttgttatgtctgtgcaagacaactatgctttgtggttctgctcattgcacaggcctcctcccacacaactcagacaagcaattgattg ttctattccagcaagtatgatgatggACGGGAGGTCAATTGTTAAgagtagaaagattgcttggatttctctcaag tgtaacagacaaaatgggtcatatgagtgtggatactatgtaatgtattggatgacccatattgttcgttctcacatcacaagaagctgggaaacg agattcaagactactacaccagttcctgagaagtcactactattcattaggaacgctgctgcgaagtatatagttagattatacaatagctcttag